A genomic region of Plasmodium falciparum 3D7 genome assembly, chromosome: 11 contains the following coding sequences:
- a CDS encoding DnaJ protein, putative: MISNKDDAHECFNLACKYMKNGNFSHAKNLFLKAKRMFPDIDITEKLKTCEEEINKSEHIGTEKTTYNNNTTTSTFNRDTTNNVHERFRKKDECLEKILRTNNYYEILGIPKNSNDEAIRGAYKKLAKLYHPDKNKDKGAEEAFKKVSKAFQHLINKEKRYEYDNNIDEHGQHTTYRTTHYYYNDDTFTPEDLFRNFFGLNFATCNNTNFRTHINSNRSYSNNNNTNSANNAQRNYSFVQILIFLIMFLIFFLSSHFEQPKAVYSLQKTNYFDTINYTSLNNIRFYTKRTFNYNYPRNSHSRFQIEYEVEYKYYEHECHILTKKIKNDYYREKNKYQQKINYKDIPESCMKLKTLEEQYNNYILKLKKR, encoded by the exons atgatTAGTAATAAGGATGATGCTCATGAATGTTTTAATTTAGCTTGCAAGTATATGAAAAATGGAAATTTTAGTCAtgcaaaaaatttatttttaaaagcaAAACGAATGTTTCCCGATATAGATATaacagaaaaattaaaaacatgtgaagaagaaattaataaaagtgAACATATAGGAACCGAAAAAactacatataataataatactactACGAGCACATTTAATAGAGATACTACAAATAATGTACATGAACGATTCAGAAAAAAAGATGAATgtttagaaaaaatattaagaacaaataattattacgAAATATTAGGTATACCTAAAAATAGTAATGATGAAGCTATTAGAGgagcatataaaaaattagcTAAATTATATCATcctgataaaaataaagataaaggAGCTGAAGAAGCTTTTAAAAAAGTTTCTAAAGCATTTcaacatttaataaataaagaaaaaagatatgaatatgataataatatagatgaaCATGGTCAACATACTACTTATAGAACaacacattattattataatgatgatacgTTCACCCCTGAAGATTTATTTCGTAATTTTTTTGGTCTTAATTTTGCAACCTGTAATAATACAAACTTCAGAACTCACATAAATTCAAACAGATCGtattctaataataataatactaataGTGCTAATAATGCACAACGAAATTATTCGTTTGTTCAaatcttaatatttttaatcatgtttcttatattctttttgtcAAGTCATTTTGAGCAGCCCAag gCTGTGTATTCTCTTCAGAAAACAAATTATTTTGATACAATAAATTATACCTCATTAAACAATATACGGTTTTATACAAAAAGaacttttaattataattatcctCGAAATAGTCATTCACGTTTTCAA aTTGAGTATGAAGTGGAATACAAATACTATGAGCATGAATGCCATATTTTaacaaagaaaataaaaaatgattactatagggaaaaaaataaatatc aacaaaaaattaattataaagacATCCCTGAAAGTTGtatgaaattaaaaacattAGAA gagCAATACAATaactatattttaaaattaaaaaagagatga
- a CDS encoding subtilisin-like protease 2, giving the protein MLNIIYVVSLILIKFIFYKECNNNNNYYLSNIELYNYKLRKRNRILNNNINDRKSFLSDLEQNYKPLFDIYELSANFEKRRKELEKKTKGEENEIEKKKENDLEKKKENEIEKKKENDLEKEYNDVINLLELSLSSEYKELNADVSNNDNSGHEENNKHKLNKKNSSNYKNDKSLDELIKGAILKLKQNPNIKNKNMLDYDKIFKIIKEKLINKNLASNKIKGGDNEKLKEEKKQSDISTNVEVKKDIINDQLNKGIPTKKENKDDMINKESNKEDITNEGKSNSLNNLNTLNNDGNIITKVYDHYTIVTNSNDILNDISIDASDISKNSIGGINIPFNENDNSSFTHQRYIVLSNNGEKKYKIVLMTKNPKFMDMDGIYDEEEKKESLIELNQKVNKEENTNLYDGTGTLYYGKKSKKEKENTQQKGGNNPNVDINILNNNNNNNNNNNSNNNSNSMNDEEINYNNNNNNKESPSMFRRFINFLSFSGNENETEDTLIYHNKNDNSYKNKKEGTGKNNDNNDPNNNNNKKILLNVDKLVDQYLLNLKNNHTSKQELILVLKGELDLHSKNMKNVINNAKKNLEKYFKEHFKEFDKISYDISTPINFLCIFIPTLFDMNNMDLLKQALLILHNDLHEYVENWSFSSTYHTYEADYIKEQDSVYDRSPKKKYIKASKKLYNNKYSFLNKFLNIEPLILFAKKLNSKRSNIEKEILNFLPKELRDYSTWNLSIIRVFNAWFLAGYGNKNVKVCVVDSGADINHVDLNGNLYIPEYNEKYEMTQDFYNFMVKNPTDASGHGTHVTGIIGGVANDLGVVGVAPNITLISLRFIDGKKYGGSFHAIKALNVCILNKAPIINASWGSSHFDVNLHLAVERLKYTLNGKGSVLIAASGNKSNDNDISPLYPATFTFPHVYSVASISRNFEISPFSNYGHKSVHILAPGHHIYSTIPNNSYKIFTGTSMAAPHVCGVSALVYSVCYNQGFIPQAEEVLDILTRTSIKIISTKKRTINDSLVNAEGAVLTTLLGGLWMQMDCYFVKFNLEKGKKKHIPVVFSAYKKGVYETDIVIAIIPIDGKSKIYGEIHIPIKIVTDVNIPNFQESPRRGKNYTIDSNEAQHDEVLSYICENALYNLYEYDSHYLLASVILFFLALLSIFVGMIYMKSRKHSDKKCSKNLIKSNYIPEMDDGMEETQQLQQERRQYFRELFGENLEKNYDQHFVQDFGQDFRQDFKLGSTPDLKQYSDIDLQNKIQQPERKTVKIIINNFEDRKKETKRRLLKGLNYDGENAKKHDFTNESISNSRKNFKFSNNTEMKKNTIKSEDVKIASDDNVNKAMNQLDDMFMK; this is encoded by the exons ATGctgaatattatttatgtggTTTCCttgatattaataaaatttatcttttataaggaatgtaataataataataattattatttaagtaatatagaattatataattataaactaAGGAAGAGAAACAGGAttctaaataataatataaatgataggAAATCCTTTTTGTCTGATTTAGAACAAAATTACAAACCATTATTTGACATATATGAGTTATCAGCTAATTTTgagaaaagaagaaaagagttagagaaaaaaacaaagggagaagaaaatgaaatagaaaaaaaaaaagaaaatgatttagaaaaaaaaaaagaaaatgaaatagaaaaaaaaaaagaaaatgatttagaaaaagaatataatgatGTCATAAATTTATTAGAATTAAGTTTAAGTTCTGAATATAAGGAACTAAATGCCGATGTaagtaataatgataattctGGACAtgaggaaaataataaacacaaattaaataaaaaaaattcttcaaattataaaaatgataaatctCTTGATGAATTAATTAAAGGCGCAATACTTAAATTGAAACAGAatccaaatataaaaaataaaaatatgttggattatgataaaatatttaaaataattaaagaaaaattaatcaATAAGAATTTGGCTagtaacaaaataaaagggggtgataatgaaaaattaaaagaggaaaaaaaacaaagcgATATATCAACAAATGTAGAAGTCAAAAAAGATATCATAAATGATCAACTAAATAAAGGTATACCTAcaaagaaagaaaataaagatgatatgataaataaagaaagtaATAAGGAGGATATTACTAATGAAGGAAAATCGAATTCTCTTAATAATTTGAAtacattaaataatgatgGAAACATAATAACAAAAGTATATGACCACTATACTATAGTAACCAATTCTAacgatatattaaatgatattTCTATTGATGCCTCagatatatcaaaaaatagtATAGGAGGTATTAATATACCTTTTAATGAAAACGATAATAGTAGTTTTACTCATCAGAGATATATAGTACTATCAAACaatggagaaaaaaaatacaaaatagtTTTAATGACAAAGAATCCTAAATTTATGGATATGGATGGtatatatgatgaagaagaaaaaaaagaatctcTTATTGAATTAAATCAAAAGGTAAACAAGGAGGAAAATACAAACCTTTATGATGGAACGGGGACATTATATTATGGTAAAAAAtccaaaaaggaaaaagaaaatacacAACAAAAAGGAGGAAATAATCCAAATGTAGACATAAACATActcaacaataataataataataataataataataatagtaataataatagtaatagtatgAATGACGAAGAAatcaattataataataataataataataaagaatcaCCAAGTATGTTCAGACGTTTTATAAACTTTTTAAGTTTCTCAggtaatgaaaatgaaacaGAAGATACtttaatttatcataataaaaatgataattcctacaaaaataaaaaagaaggaactggtaaaaataatgataataatgatcctaataataataataataaaaaaattttgttaaATGTTGATAAACTTGTAGATCAATATCTATTaaacttaaaaaataatcacaCATCGAAACAGGAATTGATACTTGTACTTAAAGGAGAATTAGATCTTCATtcgaaaaatatgaaaaatgttataaataatgcaaagaaaaatttagaaaaatattttaaagaacATTTTAAGGAATTCGATAAAATATCATATGATATATCAACACCCATTAATTttctttgtatttttataccAACTCTTtttgatatgaataatatggatTTACTTAAACAAGcactattaatattacataatgATCTACACGAATATGTTGAAAATTGGAGTTTTTCTAGTACATACCATACATACGAAGCGGATTATATAAAGGAACAAGATTCTGTGTATGATAGATCtccaaagaaaaaatatataaaagcgagtaaaaaattatataacaacaaatattcttttttaaataaattcttAAATATTGAACcacttatattatttgcTAAAAAGTTAAATTCAAAACGTTCAAATATTGAGAAagaaattttaaattttttaccTAAGGAATTAAGAGATTATTCCACATGGAATTTGTCAATTATTAGAGTGTTCAATGCGTGGTTTCTGGCTGGATATGGGAATAAGAATGTAAAGGTATGTGTTGTTGATTCAGGGGCAGATATAAATCATGTTGATTTAAATggtaatttatatataccagaatataatgaaaaatatgaaatgaCTCAAGATTTTTATAACTTCATGGTAAAAAATCCTACAGATGCTTCAGGTCATGGTACACATGTCACTGGTATTATAGGAGGTGTAGCTAATGATTTAGGTGTAGTAGGTGTAGCTCCTAATATTACATTAATATCATTAAGATTTATtgatggaaaaaaatatggtGGAAGTTTTCATGCTATTAAGGCTttaaatgtatgtatattaaataaagcaCCAATTATAAATGCTAGTTGGGGCTCTAGTCATTTTGACGTTAATTTACATCTAGCTGTGGAGagattaaaatatacattaaatGGAAAGGGGAGTGTGTTAATAGCAGCATCCGGAAATAAAAGTAACGATAATGATATTTCACCTTTATACCCTGCAACATTTACATTTCCTCATGTTTATAG TGTGGCCTCCATTAGCAGAAATTTTGAAATTTCTCCGTTCTCAAATTATGGACACAAGAGTGTGCACATTTTAGCCCCAGGTCATCACATATATTCTACTATTCCAAATAACTCATACAAGATCTTTACAGGTACTTCTATGGCTGCTCCTCATGTATGTGGTGTGAGTGCTTTGGTATATTCCGTTTGTTATAACCAAGGTTTTATTCCTCAAGCGGAAGAGGTGTTAGATATATTAACAAGGACatctataaaaataatttctaCAAAGAAAAGAACCATAAATGACAGTTTAGTTAATGCAGAAGGAGCAGTTTTGACTACTTTATTAGGAGGACTATGGATGCAAATGGATTGTTATTTTGTTAAATTTAATTTAGAAAAAGGCAAGAAAAAGCATATTCCTGTTGTTTTCTCGGCTTACAAGAAAGGAGTATATGAAACAGATATCGTTATAGCTATTATACCTATTGATGGGAAATCCAAAATATATGGAGAAATTCATATTCCTATAAAAATTGTAACCGATGTAAATATTCCCAATTTCCAAGAATCTCCACGAAgaggaaaaaattatactatAGATTCTAATGAAGCACAACATGATGAAGTCCTTTCTTATATCTGTGAAAATGccttatataatttgtatgaATATGATAGTCATTATTTGTTGGCTTCtgtcatattattttttctagcattattatccatatttgttggaatgatatatatgaagtCGCGTAAACATAGTGATAAGAAATGTTCTAAAAATCTTATCAAAAGTAATTATATACCAGAAATGGATGATGGTATGGAAGAAACACAACAACTGCAACAAGAAAGAAGACAATATTTCAGAGAATTATTTGGAGAAAATTTGGAAAAGAATTACGATCAGCATTTTGTACAAGATTTTGGTCAAGATTTTAGACAAGATTTCAAGCTGGGTTCAACACCAGACTTAAAACAATATTCTGATATAGATTTACAAAATAAGATACAGCAACCGGAAAGGAAAACCGTAaagataattattaataacttTGAAGATAGAAAGAAAGAGACCAAAAGAAGACTACTCAAGGGATTAAATTATGATGGAGAAAATGCAAAGAAACATGATTTCACGAATGAAAGTATTAGCAATAGTAggaaaaattttaaattctCAAACAATacagaaatgaaaaaaaatactatAAAAAGTGAGGACGTCAAAATAGCATCTGACGATAATGTTAATAAAGCAATGAATCAACTTGATGATATGTTTAtgaaatga
- a CDS encoding mitochondrial ribosomal protein S9 precursor, putative, protein MIGIKSLRNFILKNIKENINKGFFIQYIHNYSTQNEISKKYKNDYILSLDEALYLSKELGIKTTTEIQRIIMRSPPFSPDTSPFVIENFFSSERQENDLEEFSEIDKKIMELETTKKEKEEDKKNQGDFCSNNIKISECENNYNDSIINKILIDNFNKKRVKTFWHDNNEWLEESEGIGTNKRSCAYVYIKRGSGIIKINDKEDLYIRWPYFYNRMDVLEPFYITNTACVFDVFIKLKGGGISGQSKAARLAVGRALLNACPHIYNELKQHDILYEDMRQKFPKMPGRKKSRAMKQWSKR, encoded by the coding sequence atGATAGGTATAAAATCTTTAAGAaatttcattttaaaaaatatcaaggaaaatattaataaaggattttttattcaatacatacataattattctacacaaaatgaaataagtaaaaaatataaaaatgattatattttatccTTAGATGAagcattatatttatctaaaGAGTTGGGAATTAAGACAACTACAGAGATCCAAAGAATTATTATGAGGTCCCCACCATTTTCTCCAGATACAAGTCCGTTCGTTattgaaaattttttttctagtGAACGACAAGAAAATGATTTAGAAGAATTTTCAGaaattgataaaaaaattatggaaTTAGAAAcgacaaaaaaagaaaaagaggaagataaaaaaaaccAAGGTGATTTTTgttctaataatataaaaatcagTGAAtgtgaaaataattataatgattctataataaataaaatattaatagataattttaataagaaAAGAGTAAAAACCTTTTggcatgataataatgaatggTTAGAGGAATCTGAAGGTATTGGGACAAATAAAAGATCATGtgcatatgtatatataaaaagaggTTCtggaattattaaaataaatgataaagaagatttatatatacggTGGCCTTATTTCTATAACAGAATGGATGTGTTAGAAccattttatattacaaatacAGCTTGCGTATTtgatgtttttataaaattaaaaggaGGAGGAATAAGTGGACAATCAAAAGCAGCAAGATTAGCTGTAGGAAGAGCATTATTAAATGCATgtccacatatatataatgaactAAAACAAcatgatattttatatgaggATATGAGACAGAAATTTCCTAAAATGCCTGGAAGGAAAAAATCAAGAGCCATGAAGCAATGGTccaaaagatga